A genomic region of Carassius carassius chromosome 27, fCarCar2.1, whole genome shotgun sequence contains the following coding sequences:
- the LOC132107295 gene encoding trans-L-3-hydroxyproline dehydratase, which yields MEFPNLPPHSGSVLSVLDMHTGGEPLRIILSGYPEVKGDTILAKRRYVREHLDHLRKVLMFEPRGHYDMYGALLVRSELAEADLGVLFMHNEGYSTMCGHAVIALGRFAVDYGLIKAPTSPETQINIHCPCGLVKAFTQYSNGKTGAVRFHSVPAFAFATDVCVSVPGYGSITVDISYGGALYAFVSSEKFGLDVNKSKTRDLVDAATAVSDAVKSQVKLHHPVSEDLAFLYGTILTDGKDAFSEEPTANVCVFADAQVDRSPTGSGVTARIALQYHKGLIGLNQTRSFKSGATGSVFTGKAIEETTCGEFRAVVVEVTGHAHYSGVGSFTQESDDPLKGGFLLR from the exons ATGGAGTTCCCAAATCTCCCCCCTCACTCCGGCTCTGTGTTATCAGTGCTGGACATGCACACAGGCGGAGAGCCGCTGCGTATTATCCTGAGTGGGTATCCAGAGGTGAAGGGCGACACCATCCTTGCCAAACGACGCTATGTGAGAGAGCATCTCGATCATCTTCGCAAGGTGTTAATGTTCGAGCCCCGTGGTCACTATGATATGTACGGAGCCCTGCTGGTCAGAAGTGAGTTAGCAGAGGCGGATCTCGGCGTCTTGTTCATGCACAACGAAGGGTACAGCACCATGTGTGGTCACGCTGTCATTGCTCTCGGGCGCTTTGCTGTGGATTATGGCTTGATCAAAGCCCCCACTTCACCAGAGACACAGATAAACATACACTGCCCCTGTGGCTTAGTGAAGGCCTTTACACAGTATTCCAATGGAAAAACTGGAGCTGTCAGATTCCACAGTGTGCCAGCCTTTGCTTTCGCTACAG ATGTGTGTGTCTCGGTACCAGGATATGGGTCCATCACTGTGGATATCAGTTATGGTGGAGCTCTTTATGCTTTTGTGAGTTCTGAGAAATTTGGACTGGATGTGAACAAGTCCAAGACCAGAGATCTGGTGGATGCAGCCACTGCTGTGAGTGATGCTGTTAAATCCCAG GTAAAGCTGCACCATCCAGTCAGTGAGGATCTGGCCTTCCTCTATGGCACAATCCTTACTGACGGCAAAGATGCTTTTTCTGAAGAGCCCACggccaatgtgtgtgtgtttgctgatgCACAG GTGGACAGAAGCCCTACAGGGTCAGGCGTTACTGCTCGTATAGCTCTTCAGTACCATAAAGGCCTGATTGGACTGAACCAGACCAGAAGCTTCAAGAGTGGAGCTACAGGATCAGTGTTTACAGGAAAAGCAATAGAA GAGACCACGTGTGGGGAATTCAGGGCTGTGGTAGTGGAGGTCACAGGTCATGCTCACTACAGCGGTGTGGGCAGCTTCACCCAAGAGAGCGATGACCCTCTGAAAGGAGGTTTTCTTTTGCGCTGA